In Candidatus Dormiibacterota bacterium, the DNA window ACCGGTAAAGGTCTGCGAATTGCGGTTAAGTAGCGCTACATTGCTTGAGAGCTGGGAGTCAGAGACGGAGCCGGAGGGGCCTTCGGGGCCCTGGGCACCAGTGGCTCCGGTTGCTCCGGTTGCGCCAGTGGCTCCCTGGATACCTTGGGCACCGGTTGAGCCTTGTAGGCCTTGAGCTCCCTGAGGGCCATCTGAACCTTGTAAGCCTGGCGCGCCTTGCAAGCCGGCTGCGCCGCTTGGGCCAATGTGACCAATGGAGCCTTGTGCTCCTTGCTCCCCTTTCGGCCCTCTCTCACCGGGGTATGCCACAAATTGATCAGCTAGTAACCCTACTCCAACTCCGACTGTAGCCGTGGTAAAGAATATAATAAGTAGTTGGTTAAAGGAGAGGGAGAGTATCCCAGTTTGATTCTTGAGTAACGCAAATAGACCCGTTGGGGGCGGGGTGTTGGGTTGGTTTGGCGCAAGCCTTCTGTAACCTTGATGGGCCGGTAGGCCTTTGAGGTTATGATCCAACCGTATATAGCTCCTCTTTAGTTTTTATTTACTCCACCCTACTTATGCCAATAACAGCCCTTATTTAGAGCCTGAAAAAGCATAAGCGTGATGTGTAGTAATTATACCGCTTATGTTAATGACTGGCAACAGGTTTGTACTACTGGCGTTATTCCACAGTTGGGCGACCTGAGGCAGCCGCTACCAGACGGCCAACTCCCCAGCCGATCAGCGCGTAAACCGCTATTGCCACCAAGGTAGCTGAATCTAGTACGGCGGTGGTTACGGCCCCCTCTGTTACCAAATCGCCTCCGAATATGCCGTAAAACGGAGCTACAAACGGATTAGTTAGGCTGTAAACGAAGTCTACAAAACCGCTACCTGGATTAGCCCCCAATAGCCGAAATATGAATCGGAAAGTTAATAGTGCTATGAGTAAGCCGAACAGGAAGTAAATAAGGTTCTGCGCAGTGTAATAATCTGAACCGTTAGAACTGCTCTTCCTCTCGGTAATAATCTCTCTTTCTGCCATGACATCCTCCAAAATTAATTAAGCTTATTATATGCCTATTATTGGCTTGTGTCAGGGATTTTTCTTTGTGCAAAATGCTAAATATCTAACTTGGCTTGACCAAACACTCGCTTTATGTCATTATCATAACTCTGCTAGGATGTGAGCTAATAGCTGTTCTGTAAAACCAAAAACTCAAAGGGGCAAAATGAAGCGCTTCTTGATTGCAATTCTAGCCTTGGGGGCGCTGATGGCAGCTGCCAGCGGCGGGGTGATTGCCTACGACAAGCTAACCACGCCCAATGTCCAAGAACTCAAGACCAAGTTTCGAAAAGTTCAGGTGCTGACAAATAAAGTGGCGCGGGCCAGGCAGTCTTTCATTCGCTACGACCGAATGCACCCGCACTTCAGTCAGCTGCCAGAACCTATTCAGGTTAAGAAGGCTGCTAAAATGCGCAACCTGGAGCAAACTTACGCGCGCTGCAAAAAGGTCTTAGAGGCCTACCTCTCCGACTTTGATAAGGCAAAAGCCGATGTTCAGAAACAAGCGCCTAAAGACAAAGGTGGCTGCAACGGCGCAGCAGTTGATCGTGTAATACTCAGAGTGGCTGACGGCAAACCAGCCAGCTAGCTACAGGCGGTACCACATTAAGTGGTGCCGCCTTTTTCATACTTGAAATTATGCAGAATTATTTTGACAGTAAAACGCTTATGCTGTAGCATAAGCAGTACGAGTTCTGGAGAATCCAGAATTTTTTAGTTCATTGAAACTTAACCCATAAACGTCGGGAGGCGTTAAAGATGGCAATGAGTGCACAGACAGGGTGTGTCGTTGGCAGTGTGGTTGCTGCCTGCCTCGGCGCAGGGGTAGTTAGCGACCCGGCAAAGCCGGTTCAGAAGAAGTCGGTAACCCCCAAGGTAAGGGCGCACCACGTCAAGACGGTGCATGACTTTACCCGTGTAGGCGGCAAGCTGGTAGTAGGCGTCGAATCCATCGGCGGTAAGCCGGTGCGGCACGTAGTCTACCCGGCTGGCAAGTCCTACACCGTAGAGCACGATATCGTCCGGCGCGGCAGCAAAGTATGGGTACACCACGTAGTGCGTGGCCCACTGGGCAATGTAGTGATCGGCTCGGTTGTCCGCCACGTAACTGCTGACTAAAGGTGGGCAGTCTAAATAGTTGGCTGCCACTAGCTTTCTTTGTTTTCCTGGTTCTGTTCGATATGCAGAACCTCGCTATTTACCTGAAGCGAAAGCTGCCAATTGGTGCAAATCCGTCAAGCGATTTCACCATTCTGGTGCCGATATTCGGACACTCCAAATATCTAGCCAACTTGTGGTATCTGGAGCGGTATAAAGCAAATACCGTCATCGTCCTCAACACGACGACTCCAGAACTGCAGCAGTTCGCAAGCGAGCTGGAGGGTCA includes these proteins:
- a CDS encoding YggT family protein translates to MAEREIITERKSSSNGSDYYTAQNLIYFLFGLLIALLTFRFIFRLLGANPGSGFVDFVYSLTNPFVAPFYGIFGGDLVTEGAVTTAVLDSATLVAIAVYALIGWGVGRLVAAASGRPTVE